Proteins from a genomic interval of Corythoichthys intestinalis isolate RoL2023-P3 chromosome 3, ASM3026506v1, whole genome shotgun sequence:
- the LOC130913558 gene encoding arrestin domain-containing protein 3-like, with product MTIKNFSIEYDSINSQNTFTNGDTINGRIIIEVSTQTSIQSLIFIGKGSAKVGWHEYYGMYNHCYYWSDEKYYEIKQRILRAGTECINKGRHVFPFSFNIPNRKMPSSFKSPTGRIVHKLKAELKQSMKLTKKAKAHFTFISKADMNIPGLMEPQHGCTDKKLKVFGSGTIAMKIYTKKMGYQQGEALQVKVEIHNKSSRSLKPKFVLYEKQSFFAQGHRKLCTQDILKERLETIEPDQKEIVKKVIPIPRNLPSSILNSAIIKLEYRLKIFLDVKYVLNPEVKLPIVVLPAFEGPTGRQPPRHAAYGFEEFGYSNQQNWGNDAQNLDLPPPYEAHKCKMPSTFDSSTGRIVHELTAELKQLKKRTKTTNSHFTFVSKADMDIHGLTDTQHDHTETKCKGIKSGTIGMDVYTQKMGYQPGEAIHLKVEINNQTSRELKPRFVLYEDQSFYAKEMRVRKNKILKERLESVAATGNETTYENVITLPRNLAPSILSSAIIRLEYSLKVVLALRCAKDVEVILPIVVLPALEIPQGN from the exons ATGACCATCAaaaatttttcaattgaatatgACTCCATCAACAGCCAAAACACCTTCACAAACGGAGATACAATCAATGGAAGGATAATCATAGAGGTCTCAACACAAACTTCAATCCAATCGTTAATTTTCATTGGGAAAGGAAGTGCAAAGGTTGGCTGGCATGAATATTATGGAATGTATAACCATTGTTACTACTGGTCTGACGAGAAATATTATGAGATCAAGCAACGTATCTTGAGAGCTG GTACTGAATGTATAAACAAAGGAAGACATGTTTTCCCCTTTTCATTCAATATCCCTAACAG GAAAATGCCGTCGTCATTCAAGTCACCTACAGGTAGAATTGTTCATAAACTCAAAGCGGAGCTCAAACAATCAATGAAGCTGACAAAAAAAGCAAAAGCCCACTTTACATTTATCTCCAAAGCAGACATGAATATACCTGGACTCATG GAACCTCAGCATGGTTGCACGGATAAAAAACTCAAAGTCTTTGGTTCTGGAACCATTGCAATGaagatttacaccaaaaaaatggGATACCAACAAG GTGAAGCTCTCCAAGTCAAAGTTGAAATTCATAACAAGTCATCCCGTTCCTTGAAGCCCAAATTTGTATTGTATGAAAAGCAGAGTTTCTTTGCTCAAGGTCACAGGAAACTTTGCACACAGGATATTCTCAAAGAGAGACTTGAGACAATTGAACCCGATCAAAAAGAGATTGTGAAGAAGGTGATCCCAATCCCAAGGAATTTGCCTTCCTCTATTCTAAACTCTGCAATTATCAAGCTGGAATACAGGCTGAAG atCTTTCTGGATGTGAAATATGTTCTAAACCCAGAAGTTAAACTTCCAATAGTTGTCCTACCTGCCTTTGAGGGTCCAACGGGAAGACAGCCTCCACGTCATGCTGCTTATGGATTTGAAGAATTTGGGTATTCAAATCAACAGAACTGGGGCAACGATGCACAAAATTTAGATCTCCCTCCACCGTATGAAGCACACAAGTG TAAAATGCCATCAACTTTCGATTCATCGACTGGTAGAATTGTTCATGAGCTTACAGCGGAGCTCAAACAATTAAAGAAGCGGACAAAAACAACGAACTCCCACTTCACATTTGTCTCCAAAGCAGATATGGATATACATGGGCTTACG GATACTCAGCATGATCACACCGAGACAAAATGTAAGGGGATTAAGTCTGGAACTATTGGAATGGATgtttacacacaaaaaatgggATACCAACCAG GTGAAGCTATCCATCTCAAAGTTGAAATTAATAACCAGACATCACGTGAATTGAAGCCCAGATTTGTCTTGTACGAAGACCAGAGTTTCTATGCTAAAGAGATGAGAGTTCGCAAAAATAAAATCttaaaggagagacttgaatctgTTGCTGCCACTGGCAATGAGACAACATATGAGAATGTGATCACACTACCGAGGAATCTGGCTCCCTCCATTCTGAGCTCTGCCATAATCCGTCTGGAATACAGCCTGAAG